A segment of the Halovivax limisalsi genome:
CAAATCCGAACGCGTGAGTGGCGACGTGTCGTGCGAGATCGGCGCACGCCCGAATCGCGTTTTCGAACATCCGTTCGACGGCCCGGCGCTCGGTCGTACTCGAACGGAACTCGTCGCGGCCGATCGTCCCCTGCTTCGCCTTGAGCTCGCCGTGCTATCGCTCGATTTGTTCGAGTTTGATCGAGACGACCGCTCGTCAACCACGCGATCCCTCCTCCGCGATTCGATCGATCACGGCACACTGTTGGCGACGGAGCGCCTCTCGCTGGTCGTCGAATTCCGCGTCGATATCCGCTTTGAACCGCTCGAACGCTCGCTCATCACCGCAGAGGAGTTCGCCGTGTACGGCATCGTGTGCAACAGCGAGCGGAAGCGACTCGAGGTCCGACACGTCGACGAACGGGAACGCCTCGCCTTGCAGATCGCCGGAGAGGATACATCGCTTCTCGAAGCGCTCTCGCTCGGATAACTCGTCCGCGAATTTCACGCCGAGATCGAGATCGGACGATCGTGGCGGGTCACCCGAGGGCGGAGAACACCTGCGAACGATCGCCACTCGGGTTCATACGTAGATCACGCCGTATTCTCACAAAAGAATTCCGCAGGTCCGACTTGGAACGTAGAATGCCACGACTTGTGGAGCAAATCACTCCACGCGGCCGATTGTTGTCGCTGTCCGGCTGGCGTTACCGCCCTCCGACCGTATTCGTTCTCTGATAGATAGCCATTCTGCACCTGGCAGGCCCGAGGAAAGCCGTCAACGCCGAACACCACAAGTTTTACAAACACACTTTCAGTAGAGAAATTCAGATTTCATGACTGCGACGAACGAAGCGGACACCGTTCGCCACCGCATCGAACTCGCCCGAGAGACGACGACGCCGGCCCAGTTGGCGACTTTGCTCGCACTGGTGTCGGCATTGACGTTCGCACTGGTCGTGCTCCAGGAACCGCTCGTTCACGATGCCGTCCACGACTTCCGCCACGCCGCGGGGATCGTCTGTCACTGATGCTCGAAACCTCGCTCAAGCGCGGCGTGCTGGCGGGACTCGTCGCCGGAATTCCGTACGGGCTGTACGTCGCGCTCGTCGCGAGTCCGTTGCTGGGCTACGTCGAGGCCGTCGGCGGTTCGCACGGGCACGAACACGTCCACGGCGACGGGCACGCCGGTGCCGCCGAACACGCCGGCGCCGTTTCCGACCTCACCGGGACGATCGTCAGCGCCGCGGGCGGCGTCCTCTGGGCCATTCTGCTCGCGAGCGCCCTCGCCGTCGCCTACTTCGTGCTGGAACCGGCGCTTCCCGGGCGAGGCGCCGTGAAAGCGTTCGTCCTCGGCGCGGCCGGGTTCGTCTCGCTCTCGGTCGTACCGTGGCTGGTGCTCCCGCCGACGGCGCCGGGCGCGGCGGCGAGCGTCGGCGTCGACGCGCGGCTCGCGATCTACGCGGGACTGGTCGGCGTCGGTCTCCTCACCTCCGGCGCCGCGATCGTCGGCTATCGGCGCGTCCGGTCTCGCGGGCGACTCCCGGCCGTCGCCGTCGCGCTCCTCCCGGTCTGTCTCGTGATGGGTACGCTCGCCGCGGCGGCGCCCACGATCGTCTCGCAGCCGGCCGTCGACGCGGCCCTCCTCGCCGCGGTGCAGGGCGCCGCCGCGGTGAGCCAGGGCGCGCTGTGGGCCGGGATCGCCGGCGCGTACGCGGGGCTTTCGGGGGTGGCGGCCTGCCGGCCGACCGCGACGACCGAATACGACGTCGATCGGCGCCCGGCGCCCGAGCCATGACGGGGAGCCGGGAGGCGGAACGCCCGGAGCCGTCGATTCCGGCGCGAGCGCAAGCTGAACCCGGGACCGTCCACCTGGTCGGCGCGGGGCCGGGCGATCCCGATCTCCTGACGGTGCGAGCCCGCTGGGTGCTCGAGACGGCGGACGTGGTCTTTCACGACGCGCTCGTGCGGGAGGCGATGGTGTCGTCCCTGCCGAAGTCGACCGAGGTCGTCGACGTCGGCAAGCGCGTCGAGCACAAGACGCCCCAATCGGCGATCAACGAGCGGCTGGTCGAGCGGGCGCGCGCCGGCGACGCCGTCGTGCGCCTGAAGGGCGGCGATCCGTTCGTCTACGGACGCGGGGGCGAGGAGGCCAGCTATCTCGCCGAGCGCGACGTTCCGTTCGCGGTCGTCCCGGGCGTCTCGAGCGTGATCGCGGCGCCCGGCGTCGCCGGGATCCCGCTGACCCACCGCGACGTCGCGTCGCGCGTCACCGTCATCACCGGCCACGAGACCCCGGAGAAAGAGGAGTCCGCGCTCGACTGGGCCGCGCTCGCCGACGACGTCGCGAGCGGCGCCACGCTCGTCATGGTGATGGGCGTCCGAACCCTCGACCGGAACGTCGCCGCCCTGTGCGAGCACGGCGTCGACGGCGAGACGCCGATCGCGCTCGTCGAGCGGGCGACGTGGGCCGACCAGCGCGTCACCCGCGCCACGCTGTCGACGGTCGTCGACCGGGCCGCGGCCGCGGACGTTTCGCCGCCGGCGACGGCGATCGTCGGGGACGTCGTCGCCCACCGCGACGCGATCGAGGACGTTCTCCGGCCGTTCGAGCCGGCCTGAGGGCGTTGGACCGGACGAACGAAACGTGCAGTCGTGAAAACCGACCTGCGGCGTCCACGAGACTGTCGGGTCGACGCCACACATTCCCCCGCTACACGCCGCGACAGCCCGCCGGCCGTTCACGCACGTTCGTCCGGAGAGCGATTTCGTCGACCGATTCCTGCAATCTCTCCGTTCCGGTACGGCACTTCCGGCGGGATCGTCGGGCCCGTTTCTGCAAGCCATTACTGAGTTGTACAAGTAAGTTATATACGGCTGCCAGGGTCAGCTTCGACAATGATCGGCAACTGGCGCCCGGCGAGAATCGAACCCGGAACGGGGTCGGCTGAACCGTTCGCCACCTCGGCGGTCGATGACGGGACCGTACGTACACCGCCGACGGCGACGATGGCCTCGAGTGCGCGGAGGGCTGCGTAGATGGTGTCGACGTCGCTGGCGCTCGTCGTCACGGTCGCGACCGTACTCGCGTTTACCGGCGTCGGCGTGCTCGCCTCGCGCGGCCGCGTTCGCACCGTGGAAGACTTCGTTTCTGCTCGGGGCCGGGCCGGTCGGGGCACGCTCACTGCCACCGTGGTCGCGTCGATGATGGGGGCGTGGATCCTGTTCAGTCCGGCGGAGGCCGGCGCCGCGTTCGGCGGGCTGCCGGCGATCCTCGGCTACGCGGTCGGCAGCGCGATCCCGCTACTGTGCTTCATCCCCGTCGGCGCGCGGATCCGCGCGATCATGCCGGCGGGCCACTCGCTCACGGAGTTCGCCTACGCCCGCTTCGGGAGCGGCATGTACGCGTTCGTCCTGGCCGTTTCGGTGTTCTACATGTTCGTCTTCCTCGCGGCGGAGTTGACGGGGATCGCCAGCGCCCTGTCGCTGGTCGCGGGCGTGCCGGCCTGGCAGACGGCCCTGCTCGTCGGCGGGTTCGTCCTCCTGTACACCACCTACGGCGGGCTGGTCGCCAGCATCGTCACCGACACGGTACAAACGCTCGTCCTGCTGCCCCTGCTCGCGGTCGGCTTCGCGGGCGCCGTGCTCGCTCTCGGGGGGACCGGCGAGCTCCACGCCACCGCGATCGCGAGCGAGCCGGCGCTCCTCGATCCGACGTTCCGGCCCGGACTCGAGTTCGGGATCTACGTGGCGTTCGCGATCGTCGGCGCGAACATGCTGAACCAGGGGATGTGGCAGCGGGTGTACGCCGCGGACGGCCGCACCTCGCTCCGGTACGGGTTCGGCGTGGCGGCCGTCGTCGTGATCCCGATGCTCCTCCTGGCCGGCCTGTTCGGCGTCGCGGCGGCCGCGCTCGGACTCACCGAGTCCGGAACGGCGAGCATCGCCTTCTTCCTCGTCCTCGAGGAGGCGTTCCCCGCCTGGGTAACCCTCGTGATCGTCGTCCTGGCCGTCCTGCTGGTCATGAGTTCCGCGGACACCATGTTCAACGCGGTCGCGAGCGTCGTCACGGCCGACCTCGCCCGCCTGCTCGACGACCCCGATCAGCGCACGCTCTGGCTCGGCGCCCGCGCGCTCACGGTCGCCGTCGGGCTCGGGGCCATCGCGATCGGCGCCCGGGGCTACAGCGTGCTCGAACTCTTCCTGACCGCCGACCTGCTCGCGGCGGCCGTCTTCGTCCCGTTCCTGGCGGGGCTGTACACGAGTCGGCTCTCCGGCCCCGGTGCGATCGTTTCGAGCCTCGCCGGGATCGCCACCGGGGTCGCGCACTTCCCGCTGCTCCGGGCGCCGCTTTCGGCCGTCCCCGGGCTCGCACCCGTCCTCCCGGAGCCGTCGTTCTTCGTCGCCTTCGTCGGCGCGACCGCGGTCGCCGCCGCGGGGACCGCGCTTCTCACCGCGCTCGGGAACGCGGCCGTCGACCTCGACTCCCTCGATCGGACGGTTCGGACACTCGACGATCCGGTCACCGACGGCGGTCGCGACGAACCGTCCTCGGAGGGACGTCGATGAGTCCGATTCCCCTCCTCCCGGCCGCCGCGATCGGCTCGACGAGCTTCGCGATCGTCGTCTGGGGGTCGATTCTCCTCGTCGTCGCCGTCTTCGGGTACGTCGCGTGGACCGTCGTCACGGGCGCTCGCGCCGACTAGGCGTGGCGGCCCCCACGCTTCGCGGCACGCTCCGGATCCCGGCACTCCCGTGGCCGGACGGAAAGTGACGCGCGAGCGGGTGCCACGCCGGCCGCCCGCGTTTCGGCCGTTGTGAACAACTGCACTTGTTGTATTACCACGCAGACTGAGAAATGCAGGTTGATCTATTCCAAACACAATTGTTTTATTGGCGCCCGAAGATGTCCCGGTGATGCCAGCCATCGCACTGCCCCACGACGCGAAGGCGGGGCCGACGAAGTCGGAGGTTCGTGCCGTCCTGCGGTCGAAGCTCGACCCCGGCCCGGACGACCACGTCGTCGAGGTCGGCTCTTGCACGGGCGCCGTGACGATCGAACTCGCCAGGGACGCGGGCCGCGTGACGGCGCTCGAACGGAAGGCCGAGCGACTCGAGACGACCGAGAAGAACCTCGCGGCGAACGCCGACCTGGTGGGGGCGGAGGTCGAACTTCGCGATACCGAGGCCCCCGAGGGCCTTCCCGACGACGCCGACGCGCTCTTTCTCGGCGGCAGCCGGAACTACGAGGCGGTTCTCGATCACGCCGTCGAGACCGGCGTCGATCGAATCGTCATGAACGTCTCCCGGCTGGAAGTCGCCGGGCGGGCCGCGCAGGCCTTCCGCGACCGCGAGATCCTCGAGGAGGTCGTCCAGTTTCAGGTCGGCCACGGCTACGAACTCGCCGGCGCGACGAGTTTCGACGCGGACAATCCGGTGTACATGCTCGTCGGAGATGCCTCCAGCGACGGCGAGCCCGGCGACGACGAAGCGGGCCCGGTCGCGACTGACGGCGGCGGGCGCGACACCGGGGGTGCCGGACCGTGACGCTCTACGGCGTCGGGCTGGGTCCCGGCGAGGCCGACCTCGTCACGGTACGCGGGAAGGAAGTGCTCGAAACCGCCGACGTGGTCTACTCGCCGGGTCGGCTCTCGCGGTCGGTCGCGCTCGAACACGTCGACGAACCGGTCGTCGGCGACCTCGACTTTCCGATGACGAAAGACGAGGAGAAGCTACGAGCGGCCTGGAAGGAGGCCGCGGCGGAGATCGCGCCGAACGCCCGCGACGGCGACGTCGCGTTCGTCACGCTCGGCGATCCGAACGTCTACTCGACGTTCGGCCACCTCCGGCGGACGATGCGCGCGCTGCACCCGGCCGTCGACCTGGAGATCGTCCCCGGCGTCAGCGCAGTGACCGCGTTCGCGACCGCACTCGGGGTCGAGATCGAAGCGGGGGCGGGACTCGCGCTCCGCGAGGCCGCCGGCGGCGCGAGTCCGACGGGTCCAGATCGGCTGATCCTCTTCAAGGTCACCGACGCACCCGCGACGCACGAGGGACTCGTCGACGCCGGCTACGACGTCCGCTACGGGCGCCGGCTGTTCATGGAACAGGGCGAAACGATCGTCACCGACGATCCGGAAGCGATCGCCGAGCGCGACTACTACACCCTCGCGTACGCCGAGCGCGCGGACCTCGAGATCGAACCGGCGACGGCCGACTTCGAGGCGGCGTCCTCGCGGTCGACTGCAGCGGAGACCGGGGACGATGGGTCCGAGCGTCGTCCCCCGTCCGTCGACGGACTGGTCGATTACGAACGGGCCGAGGGCTGTGACAGCGGGTTCGACGACTGGCATCGGCAGTGGGGTGGGTTTCCGTGAGCGACGACCCGGCGTCGGACCCACAGACGGCGATCGACGCGGCGAGCGACGGTCGAGGCGGGGACCTCGATGACCGCGTCCACGCCCACAGCGCCGGCGACGAGCAGGAGGGGATCCCGTTCGTCGGCGCCGGACCCGGCGACCCGCGCTTGTTGACTGTCGCCGGGACGGAGCTGCTCGCGGACGCCGACCTCGTCGTCCACGCGGGGTCGCTGGTCAACAGCGAGCTGTTGGACGAGTACTGCGGCCACGCCGAGCTGGTGAACTCGGTCGGCAAGGACCTCGAGGAACTGATCCCGCTGATGCGGGACGCCTACGAGGCGGGCCGGAACGTGGTTCGACTCCACAGCGGCGATCCCGCGATCTACGGCGCGGCCCTGGAACAGATGGACGCCCTGGAACACGAGGGCGTCCCGACCTACTTCGTCCCCGGGGTCACCTCGGCCTTCGCGGCCAGCGCGACGCTGCGAACCCAACTGACGCTCAACGAGGTTGCGAATCACGTCGCCTTCACCCGGCCGCAGGGCAAGACCCTGAGCCCGGAGGAGGACCACATCTCCGAGTTCGTCGGGATGGGCGACGTGACGACCTGCATCTACCTCGGGACCCACGCCGTCCGGGAGACGATGGATCGGCTGCTCGAGGACGGCCGCGATCCCGAGACGCCCGTTGCGGTGATCTACCACGCCTCCTGGCCGGACGAGGACGTCATCGTCGGCTCCATCGACGACATCGCGGACAAGGTGGAGGACGCGGGGTACCGGGCGTCGGCGCTGGTCGTCATCGGCGACGCCGTGACCGGCGCCGGGTACGAGCGATCGTACCTCTACGGCGATTGGGCGAATCGTGGCCCCGATTCGAGCGAGGGGAACGAGACGGACGCACGGGCGAAGGAACCGGACGCGCAAGCGACCGAAACGCACGCGGAGGACGACTGACCATGAGTACGGACAACGCTGACAGCGCGAACGAGGATTCGGAATCGGACTCGGACGGCGGACACTGTTCCACGCCGGATTCGGACGGGGAGGTCGCCGAGGAGATCGCAATCATCTCCTTCGAACGGAAGCTGGACACCGCCGAAGAGATCGAAGCGGAGCTCGGCGATCGCTACGAAACGATCGACGTCATCGAGTACCACGGCGACGTCTTCGCGGAGCACTGGGGCGAGTACGACTGCTTCGTCGGGTTGATGGCCTCGGGGATCGCGATGCGCAAGACCGCCCACCTGCTCGACGACAAGTGGGACGATCCCGCGATCTGCGTCGTCGACGAGGAACTGACGTGGGCCATTCCGATCACGGGCGGGCACCACGGCGCGAACCAGGTCGCACAGGACCTGGCGACGATGGGCGCCGTCCCGGCGATGACGACCGCGAGCGAGGCCGCCGGCAAGCAGGGCGTCGAGTCGAAGGCGAAGGCGATGGACGCCCACGTCGTCAACGGCGACTCGACGGTCAAGACGAACCTCGCCGTCCTCGACGACGAACTCGGCCCCGTCGCCCGACTCGACGGCCCGAAGGCGGTCCTCGTCGGCGACGACGTGACGGTGCTCAAGCGCAACAAGGACGACGGCATCGTCCTCGGAACGGGCAGCGTCTCCGGCGCGAGCAAAGGGGCCTTCCTCGCAGCCTGGGAAGAGGCCCTCGAGCAAACCGACTACGACGTCGACGACGTCGAGTTCGTCGGCACCGCGACTCGGAAGGAAGACGAGGAAGGACTGCTCGAGGCCGCCCGGGAGTTCGATCTGGGCGTCGTCGCCTTCGACAAGGAGACGCTACTCGAACACGAGGGGCCGACCCCCTCGAAATCGAAGGAGTTGATCGGCTGGCCCGGCGTCTCCGAGGCCTCCGCGATCGCGGGCGGTGCGGAACAGGAACTGGTCCTCGAGAAGATCAGCTACGAGAACGAGGTTACGGTGGCGATCGGTCGATGAGTTCGGACGCCGAATCGGCCGATGCGGCGGCCGGCGGCACCCCCGACGACCACGGCACCCTCTACGTCGTCGGTATCGGCCCGGGCCTCCCCGACCACATGACCAAACGGGCAAAGGCGGTCATCGAGTCGGCCGACGTCGTCATCGCCTCCGATCTCTACCAGGCGTTCCTCCGCGAGGACGGAACCCTTCCCCCGGAGGACGCCGTCGACGAAGACGGGATCGCCACCCGCGAGGACGGTTTCGAACAGGAGATCGTCCGCTCGACGATGGGTCGGCAGGTCGAACTCACGCGCGCGGCGTTCGATCACGTCCGCGAGGGCAAAGACGTCGCTCACGTCTCCGGCGGCGATCCGTCGGTCTACGGCAAGTCCGACCTCGTCTTCAAGATGGCCGAGGACGAGGACGCGACGGACGTGCCGATCGAGATCGTCCCCGGCCTGACCGCGGCGCTGGGCGGCGCGGCCACCGTCGGCGCGCCGCTGTGCAACGACTTCTGTACCGTGTCGCTGTCGGACAAGTGGCGCGGCTGGGACGAGATCGAGGAGAAGCTGCGGGCGGCGGCGATCAGCGACTTCGTGATCGTGCTCTACAACTGCTGGCGAAACTACGAAAAGGCGGTCGAGATCGTTCGCGAAGAACGGACGGACGACGCTTACGTTGCCATCGTCAACGACGCGGGCCGCGCGGACGCCGGCCGGAACGGCGAGAGCCAACACGTTACGACCCTCGGCGAGGCCGCCGCCCACGACGACAAGGTCTCGGGGATGGGTACCTCGCTGATCATCGGCACCCACGAGACCGAGACCTGGCGCAACGACGACCGAACGTACCTCGTCACCCCGCGCGGCGGGCGCGACGTCGAGGACTTCTGAAACTGACAGCCACGAACCCATGAGTACGGATACCAACGCAGACGCAGACGCCGAATCGACTTCCAACTGCGGCGGCTCGAGCGGCGACAGCGGCGGCGACTCGAGCGAGTCGAAGTGCGGTGCTT
Coding sequences within it:
- a CDS encoding CbtB domain-containing protein, whose protein sequence is MTATNEADTVRHRIELARETTTPAQLATLLALVSALTFALVVLQEPLVHDAVHDFRHAAGIVCH
- a CDS encoding CbtA family protein, whose protein sequence is MLETSLKRGVLAGLVAGIPYGLYVALVASPLLGYVEAVGGSHGHEHVHGDGHAGAAEHAGAVSDLTGTIVSAAGGVLWAILLASALAVAYFVLEPALPGRGAVKAFVLGAAGFVSLSVVPWLVLPPTAPGAAASVGVDARLAIYAGLVGVGLLTSGAAIVGYRRVRSRGRLPAVAVALLPVCLVMGTLAAAAPTIVSQPAVDAALLAAVQGAAAVSQGALWAGIAGAYAGLSGVAACRPTATTEYDVDRRPAPEP
- the cobA gene encoding uroporphyrinogen-III C-methyltransferase, with amino-acid sequence MTGSREAERPEPSIPARAQAEPGTVHLVGAGPGDPDLLTVRARWVLETADVVFHDALVREAMVSSLPKSTEVVDVGKRVEHKTPQSAINERLVERARAGDAVVRLKGGDPFVYGRGGEEASYLAERDVPFAVVPGVSSVIAAPGVAGIPLTHRDVASRVTVITGHETPEKEESALDWAALADDVASGATLVMVMGVRTLDRNVAALCEHGVDGETPIALVERATWADQRVTRATLSTVVDRAAAADVSPPATAIVGDVVAHRDAIEDVLRPFEPA
- a CDS encoding sodium:solute symporter family transporter, which gives rise to MVSTSLALVVTVATVLAFTGVGVLASRGRVRTVEDFVSARGRAGRGTLTATVVASMMGAWILFSPAEAGAAFGGLPAILGYAVGSAIPLLCFIPVGARIRAIMPAGHSLTEFAYARFGSGMYAFVLAVSVFYMFVFLAAELTGIASALSLVAGVPAWQTALLVGGFVLLYTTYGGLVASIVTDTVQTLVLLPLLAVGFAGAVLALGGTGELHATAIASEPALLDPTFRPGLEFGIYVAFAIVGANMLNQGMWQRVYAADGRTSLRYGFGVAAVVVIPMLLLAGLFGVAAAALGLTESGTASIAFFLVLEEAFPAWVTLVIVVLAVLLVMSSADTMFNAVASVVTADLARLLDDPDQRTLWLGARALTVAVGLGAIAIGARGYSVLELFLTADLLAAAVFVPFLAGLYTSRLSGPGAIVSSLAGIATGVAHFPLLRAPLSAVPGLAPVLPEPSFFVAFVGATAVAAAGTALLTALGNAAVDLDSLDRTVRTLDDPVTDGGRDEPSSEGRR
- the cbiT gene encoding precorrin-6Y C5,15-methyltransferase (decarboxylating) subunit CbiT; this encodes MPAIALPHDAKAGPTKSEVRAVLRSKLDPGPDDHVVEVGSCTGAVTIELARDAGRVTALERKAERLETTEKNLAANADLVGAEVELRDTEAPEGLPDDADALFLGGSRNYEAVLDHAVETGVDRIVMNVSRLEVAGRAAQAFRDREILEEVVQFQVGHGYELAGATSFDADNPVYMLVGDASSDGEPGDDEAGPVATDGGGRDTGGAGP
- a CDS encoding cobalt-factor II C(20)-methyltransferase, coding for MTLYGVGLGPGEADLVTVRGKEVLETADVVYSPGRLSRSVALEHVDEPVVGDLDFPMTKDEEKLRAAWKEAAAEIAPNARDGDVAFVTLGDPNVYSTFGHLRRTMRALHPAVDLEIVPGVSAVTAFATALGVEIEAGAGLALREAAGGASPTGPDRLILFKVTDAPATHEGLVDAGYDVRYGRRLFMEQGETIVTDDPEAIAERDYYTLAYAERADLEIEPATADFEAASSRSTAAETGDDGSERRPPSVDGLVDYERAEGCDSGFDDWHRQWGGFP
- a CDS encoding cobalt-precorrin-4/precorrin-4 C(11)-methyltransferase, whose product is MSDDPASDPQTAIDAASDGRGGDLDDRVHAHSAGDEQEGIPFVGAGPGDPRLLTVAGTELLADADLVVHAGSLVNSELLDEYCGHAELVNSVGKDLEELIPLMRDAYEAGRNVVRLHSGDPAIYGAALEQMDALEHEGVPTYFVPGVTSAFAASATLRTQLTLNEVANHVAFTRPQGKTLSPEEDHISEFVGMGDVTTCIYLGTHAVRETMDRLLEDGRDPETPVAVIYHASWPDEDVIVGSIDDIADKVEDAGYRASALVVIGDAVTGAGYERSYLYGDWANRGPDSSEGNETDARAKEPDAQATETHAEDD
- the cbiG gene encoding cobalt-precorrin 5A hydrolase produces the protein MSTDNADSANEDSESDSDGGHCSTPDSDGEVAEEIAIISFERKLDTAEEIEAELGDRYETIDVIEYHGDVFAEHWGEYDCFVGLMASGIAMRKTAHLLDDKWDDPAICVVDEELTWAIPITGGHHGANQVAQDLATMGAVPAMTTASEAAGKQGVESKAKAMDAHVVNGDSTVKTNLAVLDDELGPVARLDGPKAVLVGDDVTVLKRNKDDGIVLGTGSVSGASKGAFLAAWEEALEQTDYDVDDVEFVGTATRKEDEEGLLEAAREFDLGVVAFDKETLLEHEGPTPSKSKELIGWPGVSEASAIAGGAEQELVLEKISYENEVTVAIGR
- a CDS encoding precorrin-3B C(17)-methyltransferase, which gives rise to MSSDAESADAAAGGTPDDHGTLYVVGIGPGLPDHMTKRAKAVIESADVVIASDLYQAFLREDGTLPPEDAVDEDGIATREDGFEQEIVRSTMGRQVELTRAAFDHVREGKDVAHVSGGDPSVYGKSDLVFKMAEDEDATDVPIEIVPGLTAALGGAATVGAPLCNDFCTVSLSDKWRGWDEIEEKLRAAAISDFVIVLYNCWRNYEKAVEIVREERTDDAYVAIVNDAGRADAGRNGESQHVTTLGEAAAHDDKVSGMGTSLIIGTHETETWRNDDRTYLVTPRGGRDVEDF